One genomic region from Nostoc sphaeroides encodes:
- a CDS encoding response regulator transcription factor has translation MYTTESTKYSARTEIGQTSRILVVEDEELIQEMLAVALEEEGYGVTTAPDGRSAIEYLKSFETNSGELPFDLLILDLMLPQINGLDICRLLRHQGNPVPILMLSAKGSETDRVLGLEVGADDYLTKPFSMRELVARCRALLRRQRLSNLPQVPVLKFKDITLNPQECRVLVRGTEVNLSPKEFRLLELFMSYARRVWSREQLLDQVWGPDFVGDSKTVDVHIRWLREKLEQDPSHPEYLVTVRGFGYRFG, from the coding sequence ATGTATACCACTGAATCGACCAAATATTCTGCTAGAACGGAGATTGGGCAAACCAGCCGAATTCTAGTAGTAGAAGATGAAGAATTAATCCAGGAAATGCTAGCTGTAGCCCTTGAAGAGGAAGGTTATGGGGTGACAACAGCACCCGATGGGCGGTCTGCTATCGAGTATCTCAAAAGTTTTGAAACCAATTCGGGGGAACTTCCCTTTGATTTGCTCATTCTTGATTTGATGCTGCCGCAAATTAATGGGCTAGATATTTGCCGTTTGCTGCGTCATCAAGGAAACCCAGTACCAATTTTAATGCTGAGTGCTAAGGGTAGTGAAACTGACCGCGTTTTGGGGTTAGAAGTGGGAGCAGATGACTACCTGACCAAACCCTTTAGTATGCGCGAGTTAGTGGCTCGTTGTCGTGCTTTACTCCGCCGCCAACGCCTAAGTAATTTACCACAAGTACCAGTATTAAAATTCAAGGATATCACCTTGAATCCCCAAGAATGCCGGGTGTTAGTTCGTGGTACTGAGGTGAATCTTTCCCCCAAAGAGTTCCGCTTGCTGGAACTGTTTATGAGTTACGCCCGCAGGGTATGGTCACGGGAACAATTGCTAGATCAAGTTTGGGGGCCAGATTTCGTTGGCGATAGTAAAACTGTAGACGTTCACATTCGCTGGTTGCGCGAAAAATTAGAGCAAGACCCCAGTCATCCCGAATATCTTGTGACTGTACGAGGTTTTGGCTATAGGTTTGGATAA
- the hisA gene encoding 1-(5-phosphoribosyl)-5-[(5-phosphoribosylamino)methylideneamino]imidazole-4-carboxamide isomerase: MDVIPAIDLLEGRCVRLYQGDYDRSQVFSENPADVAKQWVDQGATRLHIVDLDGAKAGKVVNLGAIEAIAHAVSVPIEIGGGLRDRTSVQQVFNLGIQWAILGTIAVEQPQLVQQLCEEFPGQIIIGIDARNGKVATRGWLETSEVLATQLAVQMQELGAAAIIYTDIHRDGTLIGPNLEALRELAAVISIPIIASGGVSSVTDLLSLLALEPQGVTGVIVGRALYTGDILLKEALRAIGPGRIQDIPPNLGFSTFA; this comes from the coding sequence ATGGATGTAATTCCAGCGATTGATTTATTAGAAGGTCGCTGTGTGCGACTATATCAGGGAGACTACGATCGCTCGCAAGTTTTTAGCGAAAATCCTGCTGATGTTGCCAAACAGTGGGTAGATCAAGGTGCTACCAGATTACATATAGTTGATTTAGATGGTGCTAAAGCAGGTAAAGTAGTAAATCTAGGGGCAATTGAAGCGATCGCTCATGCGGTATCAGTGCCCATTGAAATTGGTGGAGGATTGCGCGATCGCACCAGCGTGCAACAAGTATTCAATCTAGGCATACAGTGGGCAATTCTCGGAACCATCGCCGTAGAACAACCCCAGCTAGTGCAACAACTATGTGAAGAATTTCCTGGGCAGATTATTATTGGCATTGATGCCCGTAACGGCAAAGTAGCAACTCGCGGTTGGTTAGAAACCTCAGAAGTTTTAGCAACCCAACTAGCTGTACAAATGCAAGAATTGGGTGCAGCCGCCATCATTTACACAGATATCCACCGTGACGGTACACTTATCGGCCCCAATTTAGAAGCTTTGCGAGAACTTGCAGCAGTAATTTCCATCCCGATAATTGCTTCTGGTGGGGTAAGTTCTGTCACCGATTTGTTGAGTTTGTTGGCGTTAGAACCTCAAGGCGTAACTGGTGTCATTGTCGGACGTGCCTTGTATACTGGGGATATTTTACTCAAAGAAGCATTACGAGCGATCGGGCCTGGCCGGATTCAGGATATCCCCCCCAATCTCGGTTTTTCTACCTTTGCTTGA
- a CDS encoding DUF3593 domain-containing protein, translating into MISKETLFALSLFPYLGFLWYISRSPQMPRLALYGFYGTLVFVAITIPAGIYAVLHYGESLANVDWLHGGAEVFLTLSNILLVMGFGQAVRQLKMKN; encoded by the coding sequence ATGATTTCTAAAGAAACCCTGTTTGCACTTTCACTGTTTCCCTATTTGGGTTTCTTGTGGTATATCAGCCGCAGTCCACAAATGCCGCGTTTAGCGCTGTATGGATTTTACGGCACTCTCGTCTTTGTTGCCATCACCATCCCAGCCGGAATTTATGCTGTATTGCATTATGGCGAGTCTTTAGCCAATGTAGATTGGTTGCACGGTGGTGCAGAAGTATTTTTGACCCTTTCTAACATCTTGCTTGTGATGGGTTTTGGGCAAGCTGTAAGGCAATTAAAAATGAAAAACTAG
- a CDS encoding DUF2499 domain-containing protein, producing the protein MHALSIPTWIIHISSVIEWIVAIWLIWTYGELTNNRNWWGLSLAMLPALVSAMCACTWHYFDNAESLEWLVTLQATMTLVGNFTLWAAAYLIWRSTKSPNTVEPKPIKSEQ; encoded by the coding sequence ATGCACGCCCTTTCGATTCCCACCTGGATTATTCATATTTCTAGCGTTATTGAGTGGATTGTCGCCATTTGGTTAATTTGGACTTACGGCGAACTCACCAATAATCGCAATTGGTGGGGATTATCCCTTGCCATGTTACCAGCTTTAGTCAGCGCCATGTGTGCTTGTACCTGGCATTATTTCGACAACGCCGAATCTCTAGAATGGTTGGTAACGCTTCAAGCTACCATGACCTTAGTTGGTAATTTTACGCTTTGGGCAGCAGCGTACTTGATTTGGCGTTCTACCAAGTCTCCTAATACTGTCGAACCAAAACCTATTAAATCAGAGCAATGA
- the csaB gene encoding polysaccharide pyruvyl transferase CsaB, which yields MVKIRALLSGYYGKGNGGDEALLATLLQMLPSHVTPVVLSGNPEETRDRYNVETCDRMALLPVLQALRSSDALIWGGGSLIQDVTSTISPFYYGGLMALAQKMGLKTVAWAQGIGPLVRPQTRWLARQTFGNCTKISVRDRASAALLSEWQIPCIIAPDPVWALESKPVPGLWDLPAPRVAVTLRSHPQLTETRLANLTRALVDFQKATQTFILLLPFQKSEDLSIAEAIQPHLKDVSKILCLSDPQLLKGVFRGVEMAIGMRLHSLIMGASVGCRCFALSYDPKVNRLMEDLQMPGWDLASLPDDPNLISLTWMEHYANGDPLSPDQIQFLVDRAFMHRELLSDTLCNK from the coding sequence ATGGTCAAGATACGGGCGTTATTGTCTGGATATTACGGTAAAGGTAATGGTGGTGACGAAGCTTTGTTGGCAACGCTTTTGCAAATGTTACCATCTCATGTAACCCCTGTGGTACTTTCGGGTAATCCAGAGGAAACGCGCGATCGCTACAATGTAGAAACTTGCGATCGCATGGCTCTTTTACCTGTACTGCAAGCTTTACGCTCAAGTGATGCCTTGATTTGGGGCGGCGGGAGTCTCATCCAAGATGTTACCAGCACCATTAGCCCGTTTTATTATGGGGGACTGATGGCATTGGCGCAGAAAATGGGTTTGAAAACTGTTGCTTGGGCGCAGGGGATTGGCCCGTTAGTGCGTCCGCAAACTCGTTGGCTGGCACGGCAAACCTTTGGCAATTGTACCAAAATTAGTGTCCGCGATCGCGCCAGTGCGGCTTTATTATCTGAGTGGCAAATTCCTTGTATTATAGCTCCTGACCCGGTTTGGGCGTTGGAATCTAAGCCAGTTCCCGGACTTTGGGATTTACCTGCGCCGAGAGTTGCGGTAACGTTGCGATCGCATCCCCAACTTACAGAAACACGCCTAGCAAACTTAACTCGTGCTTTGGTTGACTTCCAAAAAGCTACGCAAACTTTTATTTTATTATTACCATTTCAAAAAAGTGAAGATTTAAGTATTGCCGAAGCCATTCAACCACACCTTAAAGATGTTAGCAAGATTTTGTGTTTGTCAGATCCGCAACTTTTAAAAGGTGTGTTTCGCGGCGTGGAAATGGCAATTGGGATGCGTTTACACAGCTTGATTATGGGTGCATCTGTTGGTTGTCGCTGCTTTGCTCTTAGTTACGATCCTAAAGTAAATCGTCTCATGGAAGACTTGCAAATGCCTGGATGGGATTTAGCTAGTTTACCAGATGACCCGAATTTGATTAGTCTGACTTGGATGGAGCATTACGCTAATGGCGATCCGTTATCACCAGACCAAATACAATTTTTAGTAGATAGAGCATTTATGCACCGCGAGTTGTTAAGTGACACTTTATGTAATAAGTAA
- a CDS encoding glycosyltransferase family 87 protein: protein MISFGFWNLIIVILVAVVLQNNWRLDEEKAAWKNSLFLKSSVMQRLIQFFRQPIVNFLLQAGVVLVVTRFLCYTGWLLYFLNQPNSPLWDFQWYYVASKLAHQHVSPFNVEIFNQTFCSITTVCGSLPPFVYPPNIIPLIWFLGYFSMNTAFKISILMHILAIGLALWGANILLESKSRVFRSICTISVALIYGVVRDLQVGNVAIFIAVLLLWMFILARKNQDIPAGICLGVALFKPTLAALFVLYFLLKRRFSLVFVSAIAVTCLAFLGLALTGNSLTQFVSDAFRGFSLWQNDPAVSPYISISRLDLMVVGPRLLPNNPFFAKLLSNLIVLILLGLAGWYWYLQQSLTDWSKKIYLAEMVIVSCLSIGITYSQETSSVMLISAVVFLLNDLLYQIRNCKFSRRRMSVWIAGVCCLAVQTAVIHGWLIHSLANRWNVKAGELPYIMKITIFALPSYAVLGITLSILVLAISSVRQKQVMKYESLN from the coding sequence ATGATAAGCTTTGGTTTTTGGAACCTAATTATAGTAATTTTAGTTGCTGTAGTTCTCCAAAATAATTGGCGATTAGACGAAGAAAAGGCAGCCTGGAAAAATTCTTTATTCTTAAAATCTTCAGTGATGCAACGGTTGATACAATTTTTTCGTCAGCCAATTGTTAACTTCCTCCTCCAAGCAGGTGTTGTATTAGTCGTTACAAGATTCCTCTGTTATACAGGTTGGCTACTTTATTTCCTAAACCAGCCAAATTCACCTTTATGGGATTTTCAGTGGTATTATGTGGCGAGTAAATTGGCTCATCAGCATGTGAGTCCTTTTAATGTCGAGATTTTTAATCAGACTTTCTGTAGCATAACTACAGTGTGTGGCTCTCTTCCACCGTTTGTCTATCCACCTAATATTATTCCTCTTATCTGGTTTCTCGGTTATTTTTCGATGAATACTGCATTTAAAATCTCGATTTTAATGCATATATTAGCAATCGGTTTAGCCTTATGGGGAGCGAATATATTACTAGAGTCAAAGTCACGAGTCTTCAGAAGTATTTGCACAATTTCGGTTGCCTTGATTTATGGTGTAGTTCGGGATCTTCAAGTTGGGAATGTTGCAATTTTTATTGCAGTTCTTCTTTTATGGATGTTTATATTAGCTAGAAAAAATCAGGATATTCCAGCAGGAATTTGCTTAGGAGTTGCCCTTTTTAAACCAACATTAGCTGCATTATTCGTTCTGTATTTTCTACTTAAAAGACGGTTCTCTCTAGTTTTTGTATCTGCGATCGCAGTAACTTGTCTAGCATTTTTAGGTCTAGCCTTGACAGGTAATTCTTTGACACAATTCGTGTCGGATGCATTTCGTGGATTTTCCCTCTGGCAAAACGATCCCGCAGTTAGCCCTTATATATCGATTAGTCGTCTCGATTTGATGGTTGTAGGGCCGAGATTACTTCCCAATAACCCATTCTTTGCCAAGCTTTTGTCAAACTTAATTGTTTTGATACTTCTTGGTTTGGCGGGTTGGTATTGGTATCTACAGCAATCTCTCACCGACTGGTCAAAAAAAATATATTTAGCAGAAATGGTAATAGTTTCTTGCTTGAGTATTGGCATCACCTATTCGCAGGAAACTAGTTCTGTTATGTTAATATCTGCTGTTGTTTTTTTGCTAAATGATTTGCTGTATCAGATTAGAAATTGTAAATTTTCTAGGAGAAGAATGTCTGTTTGGATAGCAGGGGTTTGCTGTCTTGCAGTGCAAACAGCAGTTATTCATGGCTGGCTTATCCACTCTCTAGCAAACCGATGGAACGTGAAAGCAGGGGAATTGCCATACATTATGAAAATAACTATCTTCGCCCTACCGAGTTATGCAGTTTTAGGAATCACTTTGAGTATTTTAGTTTTAGCGATTAGTTCCGTTCGTCAAAAACAGGTGATGAAATATGAATCTTTGAATTGA
- a CDS encoding retroviral-like aspartic protease family protein yields the protein MVNLNRYHSASNQPMGAVRVKVKLTNAIDEALVSRGMLNPNMLRVYETEALVDTGAVRTVLPMSIVEQLGLRIRGQQIAQYANGSEESIGVTEPVIIELTGRETTEATLVTGDIVLIGQTVLETLDLLVDCRNQRLIPNPEHPNYPVMRI from the coding sequence ATGGTAAATCTCAATCGTTACCATTCTGCCAGCAATCAACCTATGGGTGCAGTTCGAGTCAAAGTCAAGCTCACTAATGCCATTGATGAAGCGCTTGTCAGCCGAGGAATGCTCAATCCAAATATGTTGCGGGTGTATGAAACTGAAGCATTAGTGGACACTGGGGCAGTACGTACTGTACTACCCATGTCTATTGTTGAGCAACTTGGTTTGAGAATTCGAGGGCAGCAGATTGCCCAATACGCCAATGGTAGCGAAGAATCTATAGGCGTGACTGAACCCGTAATTATTGAATTGACAGGACGAGAAACTACCGAAGCAACATTGGTTACAGGTGATATAGTCTTGATTGGACAAACGGTGCTTGAGACGCTGGATTTACTGGTGGACTGTAGAAATCAGCGACTTATTCCGAATCCTGAGCATCCTAACTATCCTGTGATGAGAATATAG
- the pgeF gene encoding peptidoglycan editing factor PgeF, with protein sequence MHTWHWRNWEGLPYLTCSILEHWHHGFFTQQFWPRSPQVITEVLQPEASVYRLKQVHGNTVLTPQEVESFLSSAEEDLASADGLVSEQPLQAVWVASADCTPVLIGDVQTGRVAALHAGWRGTAKKIVPLAIARLQSQGSKLDDLRIAMGPAIAGEVYQVSIEVAAEIGASIIPYNDEEKIVQALHQLPNSPLLEDPNPGKVRLDVRRVNTLQLENMGISVEQIAIAPYCTFQTPEHFFSYRREKEKKVQWSGIVSGKTSQNNSYALK encoded by the coding sequence ATGCACACTTGGCACTGGCGCAATTGGGAAGGACTGCCCTATCTAACTTGTAGTATTCTGGAACATTGGCATCACGGCTTCTTTACCCAGCAGTTTTGGCCGCGATCGCCACAAGTTATCACAGAAGTATTGCAACCAGAGGCATCAGTCTATCGCTTAAAGCAGGTTCATGGCAATACTGTTCTCACCCCCCAAGAAGTTGAGAGCTTCTTAAGCTCTGCTGAGGAGGATTTAGCATCGGCAGATGGTTTAGTTAGCGAACAGCCTCTCCAAGCCGTTTGGGTAGCTAGTGCAGATTGTACACCCGTGTTGATTGGGGATGTGCAAACTGGACGGGTAGCAGCATTACACGCGGGTTGGCGAGGGACTGCTAAGAAGATTGTCCCATTAGCGATCGCTCGATTACAATCTCAAGGCAGTAAATTAGATGATTTACGTATTGCGATGGGGCCAGCGATCGCTGGTGAGGTTTACCAAGTCTCTATTGAAGTGGCTGCCGAAATCGGAGCTAGTATTATACCATATAACGACGAAGAAAAAATTGTTCAAGCATTACATCAATTACCAAATTCACCCTTACTAGAAGACCCCAATCCAGGAAAGGTAAGGTTAGATGTGCGGCGAGTCAATACCTTACAACTAGAAAATATGGGAATTAGTGTAGAACAAATTGCGATCGCACCTTATTGTACTTTCCAAACTCCAGAGCATTTCTTTTCTTACCGCCGGGAGAAAGAGAAAAAAGTTCAATGGTCAGGAATTGTTAGCGGTAAAACAAGTCAAAATAATTCGTATGCTCTGAAATAA
- a CDS encoding biotin--[acetyl-CoA-carboxylase] ligase, with product MGFNLQNLEAALKAARKYTYLPFSLHFFESVSSTNQTLWNLLNQGAISGTVVIATVQTAGRGQWGREWISPVGGLYVSVAISFDHKIEATDSYQLTFATAWGIASQLRQCGVDVGIKWPNDLVLNGRKLGGILTETKVNKGQITQAVIGVGINWTNPVPETGINLESWQASQDFRPITCLEMLTSKVLLGIESGMECLFQEGVSILLSGYLDLLINMGDRVYINNLSGTVVGVTSQGNLRVDLETYNTKELITPEIYIEPGTISLGYHKSSV from the coding sequence GTGGGATTTAATTTGCAAAACTTGGAAGCAGCCTTGAAGGCAGCGCGTAAGTATACATATTTACCATTTTCCCTCCACTTTTTTGAAAGTGTCTCTTCAACAAATCAAACCCTCTGGAACTTACTCAATCAAGGGGCAATTTCAGGAACAGTAGTAATCGCAACTGTGCAGACTGCTGGACGGGGACAATGGGGCCGTGAGTGGATTTCTCCGGTTGGCGGATTATATGTTTCCGTGGCGATTTCTTTCGACCACAAAATAGAGGCTACTGACAGCTACCAGCTAACTTTTGCTACTGCTTGGGGAATTGCGTCTCAATTGCGCCAATGCGGTGTAGATGTTGGGATAAAATGGCCCAACGATTTAGTTTTAAATGGTCGCAAACTAGGCGGCATTTTGACAGAAACCAAAGTAAACAAAGGACAAATCACTCAAGCAGTAATTGGTGTTGGTATTAACTGGACAAACCCAGTACCCGAAACTGGAATCAATCTGGAATCGTGGCAAGCTTCTCAAGATTTCAGACCGATTACTTGTCTAGAAATGCTCACCTCTAAAGTATTGCTGGGAATAGAATCCGGTATGGAGTGTCTTTTTCAAGAAGGAGTAAGCATACTCTTGTCTGGATATTTAGATTTGCTTATAAACATGGGCGATCGCGTCTACATCAATAATCTTTCAGGTACAGTAGTTGGGGTGACATCTCAAGGAAATTTACGAGTTGATTTAGAAACATACAATACAAAGGAACTAATTACACCGGAAATTTATATTGAACCCGGTACAATCAGTTTGGGATACCATAAATCTTCCGTTTAA
- a CDS encoding M23 family metallopeptidase codes for MTQRNNSAPHRLHYLWQQGLTKKRFASTLPAQSLCWLSSVSLLSGGFVFAQTETQIDNIVPTVENSKPSAVTNPVKNQAVAPEAAQAQPEFSQRRARLRKRLAKPEVAQSKEPIRQSTPKIEAAEPVVIIRQSKPKVEASQVTPARVRQEKPNTPLRYAPEKLPEVAQPSNNSNSPVSATAEKTKDYNNAYIDPNSYDSGATGTYQAPNSVILTERSSGCRAILPSGQSVLGGVCAKAPQRSVADSNSKPAPTWLRRSQNAQLPVVPPVRQIASSTANTSRWRATPTQSGSSGVTKSGFNPNRFIPSPSEFTPTRVSATPIAPSGGTLPPPMADGNIAPRPSNVAYDFSLASVLPQIPYTGRVAYSGTGMMYPLSIPATITSVFGWRIHPITGNQRFHAGTDIGAPTGTPVLAAAAGQVETANWLGGYGLTVTLNHKSAEQTLYGHMSEIFVQPGQWVQPGTVIGRVGSTGNSTGPHLHFEVRHLTPNGWVATDPGVQLQSALSQLVRGLQTAQVSREPGS; via the coding sequence ATGACGCAGCGCAATAATTCTGCCCCTCATCGTTTGCATTACTTATGGCAGCAAGGTCTAACAAAAAAACGTTTTGCTTCAACACTACCAGCCCAGAGCCTCTGTTGGCTGAGTAGCGTCAGCCTCCTTAGCGGCGGCTTTGTGTTTGCCCAAACGGAAACACAAATAGACAACATAGTTCCCACAGTTGAAAATTCCAAGCCTTCAGCAGTTACAAATCCAGTAAAAAACCAGGCTGTTGCACCGGAAGCGGCTCAAGCGCAACCGGAATTTTCCCAACGGCGAGCCAGACTCAGAAAGAGATTAGCCAAGCCAGAGGTTGCTCAATCAAAAGAGCCAATTAGGCAGTCTACACCCAAAATCGAAGCTGCCGAACCTGTTGTAATTATCAGACAGTCAAAACCCAAGGTAGAAGCCTCCCAGGTTACTCCTGCACGGGTGAGACAGGAAAAACCTAATACCCCTTTGCGCTATGCACCTGAAAAACTTCCAGAAGTTGCTCAACCATCAAATAACTCGAACAGCCCTGTCAGTGCAACGGCGGAAAAAACCAAGGATTATAATAACGCCTATATTGATCCTAATAGTTATGACAGTGGTGCCACAGGTACTTATCAAGCACCAAATTCTGTAATTCTCACAGAACGCTCTAGTGGTTGTCGAGCCATTTTGCCATCAGGGCAAAGTGTATTAGGCGGCGTTTGCGCCAAAGCACCCCAAAGGAGTGTAGCTGATTCTAATAGTAAACCAGCACCTACTTGGCTTAGAAGAAGTCAAAATGCACAATTACCAGTAGTTCCACCTGTGCGGCAGATTGCATCTTCTACTGCCAACACCAGCAGATGGCGTGCTACTCCAACTCAAAGTGGTTCTAGCGGTGTCACCAAGAGCGGATTTAACCCAAATCGGTTTATACCAAGTCCTAGCGAGTTCACCCCCACGAGAGTGAGTGCAACTCCCATCGCACCGAGCGGCGGTACTTTACCTCCACCAATGGCAGATGGCAACATTGCACCCCGTCCCAGCAACGTAGCTTACGACTTCTCACTAGCATCAGTATTGCCGCAAATTCCCTACACGGGAAGAGTTGCATATAGTGGTACGGGAATGATGTATCCATTGTCTATACCCGCTACCATTACTTCTGTATTTGGTTGGCGAATTCATCCAATCACAGGTAATCAACGCTTCCATGCTGGTACAGACATAGGTGCGCCTACGGGTACGCCAGTTTTAGCAGCTGCTGCTGGTCAAGTAGAAACTGCTAACTGGTTGGGCGGTTATGGTTTAACTGTTACCCTGAATCACAAATCGGCTGAACAAACTCTTTACGGTCACATGTCAGAAATCTTTGTTCAACCTGGTCAGTGGGTACAACCTGGAACTGTCATCGGTCGAGTTGGCAGTACCGGCAATTCCACAGGCCCTCACCTGCACTTTGAAGTTCGGCATCTGACACCGAACGGGTGGGTTGCTACTGACCCAGGCGTGCAATTACAAAGCGCCCTCAGCCAGTTAGTGCGAGGCTTACAAACTGCTCAGGTAAGCCGAGAACCAGGAAGTTAG
- a CDS encoding riboflavin synthase, which produces MFTGLIQALGTMEPLGGDSWQITCVSHSCEVIMQDLAYGDSVAVDGVCLTVEKVLKDGFIATASPETLGRTTLGGEQMQQRYVNLEASLRVGSKVGGHFVMGHVDGIGRLLVAEQTASSWEMTFIASKAIARYIVPKGSIAVNGISLTIAAYEPELSQFKVAVIPLTYADTNLRYLVSGSLVNLEGDILGKYVEKFLSPGNPHITTDETSMDGITPAFLAEHGYL; this is translated from the coding sequence GTGTTTACAGGATTAATCCAAGCATTAGGAACGATGGAACCCTTGGGGGGCGATTCTTGGCAAATTACTTGTGTAAGCCATTCGTGTGAAGTAATTATGCAAGATTTGGCTTATGGTGACAGTGTTGCAGTAGATGGTGTTTGCTTGACAGTTGAAAAAGTTTTAAAAGACGGCTTTATTGCCACGGCTTCACCAGAAACGCTAGGCCGCACAACGTTGGGAGGTGAGCAAATGCAACAGAGATATGTCAATTTAGAAGCGTCGCTAAGGGTGGGCAGTAAAGTTGGCGGTCATTTTGTGATGGGTCATGTAGACGGCATCGGTCGATTGCTAGTGGCAGAACAAACAGCTAGTTCTTGGGAAATGACCTTTATTGCATCCAAGGCGATCGCACGGTATATTGTCCCCAAAGGTAGCATAGCTGTCAATGGCATCAGTCTCACAATAGCCGCTTATGAGCCAGAACTCTCTCAATTCAAAGTGGCAGTAATTCCCCTCACTTATGCCGATACAAATCTTCGCTATTTGGTTTCTGGAAGTTTGGTGAATCTAGAAGGGGATATTCTCGGCAAATACGTCGAAAAATTCCTTTCCCCTGGCAACCCACACATCACCACTGATGAAACTAGTATGGATGGCATTACACCCGCATTTCTAGCAGAACACGGGTATTTGTAA
- a CDS encoding bifunctional nuclease family protein, with translation MIEMKVAGIALDAITRSPIVLLKDSSDRRALPIYIGQEQARAIMGALENQKPPRPLTHDLIVNLLETWNMTLEKVIIHSLQKDTFYAALIVQQGEVKKEIDARPSDAIAIALRTNTPIWVMEEVIADASIPVDRDADEAEQQAFREFVSNLRPEDLIKRFGNDDS, from the coding sequence ATGATTGAAATGAAAGTCGCTGGCATAGCATTAGATGCCATAACCCGCAGCCCGATCGTCCTTTTGAAAGATTCTTCAGATCGGCGGGCTTTGCCAATTTACATTGGTCAGGAACAAGCAAGGGCAATTATGGGTGCGCTGGAGAATCAAAAGCCTCCCAGACCTTTAACCCACGACCTGATTGTGAATCTTCTAGAGACTTGGAATATGACTCTAGAAAAGGTGATCATTCATTCCCTGCAAAAGGATACATTTTATGCAGCTTTAATAGTTCAGCAAGGCGAGGTCAAAAAAGAAATTGATGCGCGTCCTAGCGATGCGATCGCTATTGCCCTCCGTACAAATACCCCCATCTGGGTAATGGAAGAAGTGATTGCCGATGCTTCTATCCCTGTTGATCGTGATGCAGATGAAGCCGAACAGCAAGCCTTCCGTGAATTTGTTTCCAATCTCCGTCCTGAAGATTTGATTAAGCGCTTTGGTAATGACGACAGTTAA